From the genome of Gorilla gorilla gorilla isolate KB3781 chromosome 4, NHGRI_mGorGor1-v2.1_pri, whole genome shotgun sequence, one region includes:
- the LOC101153713 gene encoding ubiquitin-conjugating enzyme E2 S-like gives MNFNVENLPPHIIRLVYKEMTTLTADPPDGIKVFPNEEDLTDLQVTIEGPEGTPYAGGLFRMKLLLGKDFPASPPKGYFLTKIFHPNVVANGEICVNVLKRDWTAELGIRHVLLTIKCPLIHPNPESAFNQEAGRLLLENYEEYAARARLLTEIHGGAGGPSGRAEAGRALASGTAASSTDPGAPGGLGGAEGPMAKKHAGERDKKLAAKKKTDKKRALRWL, from the coding sequence ATGAACTTCAACGTGGAGAACCTGCCCCCGCACATCATCCGCCTGGTGTACAAGGAGATGACGACACTGACCGCAGACCCACCCGATGGCATCAAGGTCTTTCCCAACGAGGAGGACCTCACCGACCTCCAGGTCACCATCGAGGGCCCTGAGGGGACCCCATATGCTGGAGGTCTGTTCCGCATGAAACTCCTGCTGGGGAAGGActtccctgcctccccacccAAGGGCTACTTCCTGACCAAGATCTTCCACCCGAACGTGGTCGCCAATGGCGAGATCTGCGTCAACGTGCTCAAGAGGGACTGGACGGCTGAGCTGGGCATCCGACACGTACTGCTGACCATCAAGTGCCCGCTGATCCACCCTAACCCCGAGTCTGCATTCAACCAGGAGGCGGGCCGCCTGCTCTTGGAGAACTACGAGGAGTATGCGGCTCGGGCCCGTCTGCTCACAGAGATCCACGGGGGCGCCGGCGGGCCCAGCGGCAGGGCCGAAGCCGGTCGGGCCCTGGCCAGTGGCACTGCAGCTTCCTCCACCGACCCTGGGGCCCCAGGGGGCCTGGGAGGGGCTGAGGGTCCCATGGCCAAGAAGCATGCTGGCGAGCGCGATAAGAAGCTGGCGGCCAAGAAAAAGACGGACAAGAAGCGGGCGCTGCGGTGGCTGTAG